ACGTCGACTTGGGTGAACTCCATCTGACGATCGGAGCGCAGGTCTTCATCGCGGAAACAGCGGGCGATTTGGAAATATTTTTCCACACCGGCGACCATCAGGATTTGCTTAAACTGCTGTGGCGACTGCGAGAGCGCGTAGAATTCACCGGGGTGGATGCGCGAGGGCACGAGGTATTCGCGAGCGCCTTCAGGCGTGGATTTGAAGAGCGCGGGTGTCTCGACCTCGATGAACTCCTGGGAATCGAAGTAATCGCGGATCGACTTCGCGGCGCGGTGGCGCACCTGAAGATTTTTGCGCATTTTTGGACGACGCAGGTCGAGGTAACGGTAGGTGAGACGCAGGTCTTCGTTGACCTTGTCGCCGCCGATGTCGTCGAGCGGGAACGGAGGCGTGTCGGACAAGTTGTGAATCGTGAGCGCGGTCGCATCGACTTCGATCGCACCGGTCGGCAGCGTCTTGTTGATGGTGCCGTCAGGACGGGCGACGATGACGCCATCGACGCCGATGACGGACTCGGGCTTGATGGTGGCGGCCTGCGCAGCGAGCGCGGCGTTTACCTGCGGATCGAACTTCACCTGCGTGATGCCTTTGCGGTCACGCAAGTCGATGAAGAGAATGCCGCCGTGGTCACGGATGGAGTCCACCCAGCCAAGGAGCGAAACGCTGGAGTTGAGTTCGGCCAGGGTGAGCTGGGCACAATGATGGGTGCGCTTCATGATAAATCGAAAGTCGTTCACCTAAGCGCACGCCTCGGGGCGACGGCAAATCTAAAGTCCGCTCCCGATCGCACCCCCGACTCCATTCAGGGTGTTTACCTCGCACGAACGGGAGGGAACGCCCGATGGACGAAAGCGCGTCCGGAAGGCATGCTCATCGCAGTAACAACCACCGCGTTTCCACCGCCATGCGCTCCCACTCTACCCTTCACTACAGCCCCGCCATCGTCTCTGTCCGGGTGCACGAGGTGCCTGCGCAATTGATTTTCGTGGTGACCGCCAACCCCATGCTGGTCGGTGCCGTCAGCGATTTCCTGCGTCAAACCGACCGTCATTTTTCTGCGATCTGGATGCCGTCGGTTGCCAGCGCCTGTCGCCGCCTCGGTCGTGAGCGCGCCGCGATGGTGGTATTGGACGACGAAAGCGCCGCCCCCCCCGACGCCTTGGACGCCCTGCACAACGCGTCGCCTGATACCAAAGTCTTGGTGCTGGATAAACACTCCGCCCGTTAAGCGCGGATCCAGCCGGGGTATTTGCAGGGAGATGAACACCTCCCCGCAAACACGCGGCCATCCGTTTAATCTAATACGGTTCAGCTGATGATCAGACTTTCGCCGGTCATTTCGGCCGGTTTCTGCAAGCCCATCAGCGCAAGGACGGTCGGCGCGATGTCGGCCAGACGTCCACCCGAACGCATCTGGGTGCCGGTCTTCGTCAGGCCGTCGCCCACCACAAACACGTCAACTAGGTTGAGCGTATGTGCGGTGTGCGGACCATTGATTTCGGCATCCCACATCTGCTCGGCATTACCGTGGTCAGCGCAGACGACGGCCTTGCCGTCCACTTGCTTGAGGGCGGCGAGCAGCTCCGCCACGCCTGCATCAGTCGTCTCGCAGGCCTTGATCGCTGCTGGGAGCGAACCGGTATGCCCCACCATGTCGGGGTTGGCGTAGTTCACGGCAATGAAGCCGTATTTACCGGAGAGAATCGCCTCCTTGGTGAGCGCGGTGACTTCGGCGGCGGACATCTCGGGCTGCATGTCGTAGGTCGGCACCTTGGGGCTGGCCGGACAAGCGTTGACCTGACCAGGGAACGGGTCCTTGCGGTAATTATTAAAGAAGAACGTGACGTGCGGATTCTTCTCCGTCTCGGCACAACGGAACTGCTGTATCCCTGCATCCGATACAACCTCGCCGAGGATGTTCTTCAAACGCGCCGGCTTCGGGGAGATGATCTTCACGGGCAGGCCGGCCTCGTATTCGGTCATCGTCGCATAGTAGAGGTCCAGTTTAGGACCGCGGTCGAACTCGGCGAAACCATCCAAAACGAAGGCCTTGGTAATCTCGCGCGGACGGTCGCCACGATAGTTGTAGAACACCACGGCATCGCCGTCCTGGAACGTCGCCAGCGGCTTGCCGGCGGCATCTACGATCGCGGTGGCCGGCACAAACTCGTCGCCCTTCTGCGTTTCGCTGAGCGGATGATCGTAGTAATTTTGAACGGCGGCCTCGGCGGAGGTCGCGGTCGCGGCGAAGGCTCGGCCGGTCAGGAGATCGTAGCCTTTCTGCACACGCTCCCAGCGGTTGTCGCGGTCCATGATCCAGAAGCGGCCGCAGATGGACGCGATGCGACCGTAGCCGAGTTCCTTGATCTTCGCCTCGACCTGGCGGACGTAGCCCAAGCCACCGGAAGGAGGCGTGTCACGACCGTCGGTAAACCCGTGAACGAACACACGGTCGGCCGGAATGCCGTCGAGCTTGGCCTGCACGAGCAGACCGTAGAGATGTTCCAGCATGCCGTGCACGCCGCCGTCAGAAATGATGCCCATCAAGTGGAGCTTCGCGGTGGGCGAGGCCTTGATGCGTGCCACGACGCCATGCCACGTGGTGTTGTTGGCGAGCTGCTTCTCAGAAAAAAGTTTATTCAGACGCACGAGCTCTTGATCTACGATGCGGCCGGCACCGATGTTTTCGTGGCCAACCTCGGAGTTGCCCATCTGGCCGTCAGGCAAGCCCACATCAAGACCGCTCGCAGATACCTGTGCGAGCGGCGCGGTAGCGCGAAGGAGATCGTCCGCGGGTTTTTTGGCGAGAGCCACGGCATTGGTCGAGGCCTGCTCGGGGTGCGGGTTGCTGCCCCAGCCATCACGGATAATAAGAAGAACAGGTTTGCGAGGTGAGTTCATAAAATGTGCGCGAATCCACGCATGGTTGGCCACTGTTGCAGGCAACTCAAAGGGAAAAATCAAACACCTCCGCAAGTTGGAACAACCGTGTCGGAAGCAGCGCCAAGGATACAAAAGCTCGCCGACGACAAGACCCTGCGTAGTTTTTTGGCCAATGATCTTCGATACCCAAAACCCACGCATGCGCCTCGCGCTCAGGGTGGTGGTGGGACTGATCATCGCCCTAGTCATCGCCGTGGCTTATCCATGGATACGCGACCGCTATAGCGCACCATCAGCCTCACGAAGTCCGGCCACGCATCCAATAAAAGGCGCCCAGACGACAATCGATTTTGTGACCGGCAGCCTGATGGCTTTCCAAGCCAACAGCCCAGGCACACCGGCGGCACTCCGCCTGTCCGCAGACTTTTTGGAACAGGCCGGTGATTCCCGCGCCATCCTGGTTCGTGCGCGGCTCCTCGCTCTGCAACCGGAGTCCGGCGTCAACCGGTTGGAACTCGCCGCCACCAAGCGACGGTTTCAAGAACCCGAAGCCACGGATTCCAACGTGCCGGCAAACGACCTTCGCAAACGCACCGAAACCGCCCTGCGAGCGAACGATTTCCCCACTGCAACCGCCTCGGCCGATGCCCTGTGCGCGACCAGCCGTGCCACATTCAGTGATCATTTTTTGCGCATGCAGGTCGGTCTGGCGGCCGGCCGTCTCACCTTGGACGAATCCCTGGCAGCCTTGGAAAAACGCGCGCGGGCCCATCCTGAAGACACCGCCGAATTCACGGGCTGGTTGATCGCGCTGGGACGCACGTCGCAGGCGCTGGACTGGCTCGCGCGTCTTCCTGTATCCACATTAAAATTACCGATTTTTGAATCCGCCCGTGCGGATGCTCTCGCGGCCGCCGGGCTTTGGGACGATGCCCGAGGGCCGATCTCACGCGGAGCTTGGGGCGCCGTTCCTCCCGATGCGCTCCAGCTGGCGTTTTCCGTCCGTCTTCTTGACCGGCAGACCCGTTCGCAACTCCAGCAGGACCTTTGGAACGAAGCGTTGCGTGCCTCCGCCAAAAGCCTCACCGGCCTGCAAATATTGAACCGCTTGGCCGTCACTTGGAGCTGGGGTCCGGAAACGGCCACCACGCTTCTTGTCATCATCCGCCAGCACCCTTCCGCAACGTGGGCCTATGCCGCGCTCGCCGATCACTACGCGGCCGGCAAAGACACACCCAACCTCAAAGGTGTCATCGCTCTTTGGCGCGAGGCCGAACCGGCGCGCAACGATGTCGAGGCCCGCTGGGCACGCCTGCAGTTGCTCACTGAACCGCCGATTCTCACCGGCTCCGCCCAAGCTTCACTCGCCCGCCTGCACGCCGCCGATCACGCGAACCCGGATGTCACCACTTCGCTCGCGCTGCTTCGCTGGCAGCAGAAAAAAGTCCCGGAAGCCCTCGTGCTTTTGGAAACGCTTCCCGCCATCACGCGCCGGCGTCCCGACATTGCGCTTTATAACGGGCTTTTTCTTTCAGCAGCCGGTCGCCGGGCGGAGGCACGCGAAGTGCTGAGCGGTGTCGATCCCGACAACCTGCTTCGCGAGGAAGTGGCTCTACTTCAGACCGCCAATCAAGCCAGCCGCGAACCCAAGGCCCCATCCGTGATACCTCCCCGCCCCTCACCCAAACCTTCGCCCGTGCCCGCGCGGCCTTCAACTCAACCCATTCCCCCAATCGAAGACGTTGCAAAATAAGGCCGTCCGTCCCCCAACTAACTTTACTCGGAAAAAATAAAACTTTGACTAGGTGTTTCACCCTACTAGCACCTTCAACAAGGCAATGGGTTCAAAAACGGGCATTTTCAACAAAATGATCCGACCAGTTTATCTGGCCGGCGTGCTTGGTTTGACACTGACCGGCACCGTCTATGCGCAGTTCAACCCCATCGGTTTCGAGGGTTCGAGCACGATCACGAACATCCCTTACTCCACCTCGAGCGGCATCCCTAACGGCACGCCCGCCAACACACCTTACAGTTACACGTTCGTAGACGGTAACAACATCCAGTCTTTCAAAAACAGCTCTGCCGGCACGGTGGATTCGGATGATGGCACCGGCGGCACCAGCGCCGTCCCCGATTACTACAAGTCCCCGGAGTTCGGCTGGGCCATCAACGGCTACCAGGCCACCAATAACAGTTCGGGCACCACCAACACGCCCGTCTGGAACTCCTTCAATTCATCCCACACCGGCAACGGCATGGGTGACGGCATCGATTATCCCGGCGGTGGCACCGGTCAAAACACCCAGTTCAGCGAAGCCATTAATATCAACCAGAAGTTCTCCCCGGCCAACG
This portion of the Rariglobus hedericola genome encodes:
- the gpmI gene encoding 2,3-bisphosphoglycerate-independent phosphoglycerate mutase, whose product is MNSPRKPVLLIIRDGWGSNPHPEQASTNAVALAKKPADDLLRATAPLAQVSASGLDVGLPDGQMGNSEVGHENIGAGRIVDQELVRLNKLFSEKQLANNTTWHGVVARIKASPTAKLHLMGIISDGGVHGMLEHLYGLLVQAKLDGIPADRVFVHGFTDGRDTPPSGGLGYVRQVEAKIKELGYGRIASICGRFWIMDRDNRWERVQKGYDLLTGRAFAATATSAEAAVQNYYDHPLSETQKGDEFVPATAIVDAAGKPLATFQDGDAVVFYNYRGDRPREITKAFVLDGFAEFDRGPKLDLYYATMTEYEAGLPVKIISPKPARLKNILGEVVSDAGIQQFRCAETEKNPHVTFFFNNYRKDPFPGQVNACPASPKVPTYDMQPEMSAAEVTALTKEAILSGKYGFIAVNYANPDMVGHTGSLPAAIKACETTDAGVAELLAALKQVDGKAVVCADHGNAEQMWDAEINGPHTAHTLNLVDVFVVGDGLTKTGTQMRSGGRLADIAPTVLALMGLQKPAEMTGESLIIS